In one Takifugu flavidus isolate HTHZ2018 chromosome 9, ASM371156v2, whole genome shotgun sequence genomic region, the following are encoded:
- the LOC130531646 gene encoding protocadherin gamma-A11-like, with translation MAITGLMRVWIHFCLIVILLEGISAQIRYSLQEELKVGTAVGNIAKDLGLDLGRLAERNLRVLSGTKQDLFKVNPSDGVLSVNRRVDREELCAKMALCVANLKAVVENPLEMHQVVVEILDVNDNSPKFPEENYTLEVLESATVGSRFQIEGAHDLDVGVNSIQSYKLNNNQYFRVETEEFGEDGKVPFLILQRHLDREQTVQHLLKVTAQDGGKPIKSGNINITIIVSDINDNPPVCDKPKYSVTVKENAPEGTFLLAVNAVDPDEGMNSEIEYSLRSKMRGIHSEPFDLNSKTGKLTVKAGLDYEEKQVYEIKVLAADKGAVSLSTHCNVVVRVEDVNDNPPEIEITSLSSRIPEDAPPGTVVALMGVTDQDSGMNGQVVCSVPTHLPFDLKPSPDGHSYSLVTKEYLDKESTQMYDITITAKDLGSPALSSTKLIHVDVIDVNDNRPGFSESPYTFYVPENNKAGSSVFSVIAADADSGQNAVVSYSLIRNQELSITSFLNINEANGTISALKSFDFETLKTFQFQVVASDSGSPSLSSNVTVNVFILDQNDNAPVILYPVSSNGSAEGVEEIPRNVNAGHLVTKVRAYDADIGYNGWLLFSLQQVSDHSLFGLDRYTGQIRTLRSFTETDEAEHKLVILVKDNGNVSLSATATVMVKLVEPKEAFAASDLQSSAKDDEDSHVTFYLIITLGSVSVLFIISIIVLIAMQCSKSPDYTSKYLPETNYDGTLCHSIQYRSGDKRYMLVGPRMSIGSTIVPGSHANTLVLPDRRRNNEEVRVMFDI, from the coding sequence ATGGCGATCACTGGTCTCATGCGCGTGTGGATTCATTTTTGCCTGATCGTGATTCTTTTGGAAGGGATCTCTGCCCAAATACGCTATTCCCTTCAGGAGGAGCTAAAGGTTGGCACGGCGGTGGGAAATATAGCCAAAGATCTCGGACTGGATCTGGGTAGACTGGCGGAGAGAAATCTGCGTGTGCTGTCGGGGACAAAGCAGGATCTGTTCAAGGTAAACCCAAGCGACGGAGTCCTGTCTGTGAACCGGAGAGTAGACCGCGAGGAGCTGTGCGCAAAGATGGCCTTGTGCGTCGCAAACCTAAAAGCAGTGGTTGAAAATCCCCTCGAGATGCATCAAGTTGTAGTCGAAATACTCGATGTAAACGATAACTCGCCCAAATTTCCCGAGGAAAACTACACTTTAGAGGTGCTGGAGTCAGCCACGGTTGGCTCTAGGTTTCAAATTGAAGGAGCGCACGATTTAGATGTCGGGGTTAATTCCATACAATCCTACAAGCTGAACAATAACCAGTATTTCCGAGTGGAAACTGAGGAATTTGGAGAGGATGGAAAGGTCCCATTTTTGATATTACAGCGACATTTAGATAGAGAACAAACAGTTCAACACTTGTTAAAAGTAACGGCTCAAGACGGGGGCAAACCAATAAAATCTGGCAATATAAACATCACAATTATTGTATCTGACATAAATGACAACCCTCCGGTGTGTGATAAACCAAAATATTCCGTTACAGTGAAAGAAAATGCCCCTGAAGGGACTTTTTTGCTGGCAGTAAACGCAGTTGACCCAGACGAAGGCATGAACAGTGAGATTGAATACTCACTAAGGAGTAAAATGAGAGGAATCCATTCGGAACCCTTTGATTTAAATAGTAAAACTGGCAAATTAACAGTGAAGGCGGGCCTTGATTATGAGGAAAAGCAAGTTTATGAGATTAAAGTACTGGCTGCAGACAAAGGGGCCGTTTCTCTGTCCACACACTGCAACGTGGTTGTCAGAGTGGAAGACGTAAACGACAACCCACCTGAAATAGAAATCACATCACTTTCGAGCCGCATTCCAGAGGACGCACCTCCTGGCACCGTGGTGGCTTTGATGGGAGTGACGGACCAAGACTCAGGCATGAACGGTCAGGTGGTGTGCAGCGTGCCCACTCATTTACCATTTGACCTAAAGCCATCTCCTGACGGACACTCCTACTCCTTGGTTACCAAAGAGTACCTGGACAAAGAAAGTACACAAATGTATGATATTACAATAACAGCGAAGGACTTAGGGAGCCCTGCTCTCTCATCCACAAAGCTGATACATGTGGATGTGATAGATGTTAATGATAATCGTCCAGGGTTCAGTGAAAGTCCATATACTTTTTATGTGCCTGAAAACAACAAGGCAGGAAGTTCAGTATTTTCAGTGATCGCAGCCGATGCAGACAGTGGCCAAAACGCTGTAGTCTCATATTCACTCATACGCAACCAAGAGCTCTCAATaacatcatttttaaatataaatgaagcCAATGGGACAATTTCAGCTCTGAAAAGTTTTGACTTTGAGACACTAAAAACGTTCCAGTTCCAAGTGGTTGCCTCAGATTCTGGAAGTccgtcactgagcagcaacgtgacagtgaacgtgttcattctggatcagaacgacaacgctccagtcatcctgtatccagtcagctccaacggttctgctgaaggtgtggaggagattccCCGCAATGTGAACGCAGGACACTTGGTGACTAAAGTCAGAGCCTATGATGCTGATATAGGATATAacggctggttgttgttctcactgcagcaagttagtgaccacagtctctttggtttggaccgctacacaggacagatcagaacactgcgctcattcacagagacagacgaggctgagcataaactggtcatactggtcaaagacaatggcaacgtttccctgtcagcaacagctactgtgatggtcaaactggtggagcccaaagaggcttttgctgcttctgaccttcagagttctgcaaaggacgatgaggacagtcacgtgactttttatctgatcatcactttgggctccgtgtcagttctcttcatcatcagcatcatcgtcctgattgcaatgcagtgctccaaatctccagactacacttctaaatatctgccagagactaattatgatgggacactgtgccacagcatccagtacagatcaggagacaaacGCTACATGTTAGTTGGACCCAGGATGAGTATAGGATCTACTATAGTACCAGGCAGCCACGCTAATACACTGGTGctccctgacaggaggagaaacaatgaggaggtaaGAGTCAtgtttgacatttaa